The proteins below come from a single Accipiter gentilis chromosome W, bAccGen1.1, whole genome shotgun sequence genomic window:
- the LOC126035299 gene encoding uncharacterized protein LOC126035299 isoform X6, whose protein sequence is MWLVTQAAWVPDPATLLGRYWADISNTVISGTFQQWKEGTTRSEIYYPGKRSSHGALQAVSMSWDMIALWAGPPLLQSLFLPAGRSQELRMGQFVSPGAHPSISVGASKRKVSKTGEGLGCAARGAQPCRSWSHPSLWERYGAAAGSCAGCVCWQGTPSCTRQERPRRCSGAQAPGWWSTAGASSPPCLPSPWLTPSSALRTLSPSFTPCASTPRACSWKPMPSSAPWAAEPGSLGCPAGHSWLLSSQPSSPFLLLLPRLYQRQQETPYASPQLLCPSPWASWVSGQRDRGSHRNADHQFSLLPARPPFQAEPCPAFPFPRAGVALWGTNTSVCPWCAAGEGLGLAVPGLCEISAAPETSGGGC, encoded by the exons ATGTGGCTGGTCACACAGGCAGCCTGGGTACCAGACCCAGCCACACTCCTTG GTCGGTACTGGGCAGATATCTCCAACACCGTCATCTCAGGGACCTTCCAGCAGTGGAAGGAAGGGACCACCAGAAGTGAGATCTACTATCCAGGTAAGCGCAGCAGCCATGGCGCCCTACAGGCTGTGTCCATGTCCTGGGACATGATTGCTCTGTGGGCTGGTCCTCCACtgttgcagagcctctttcttcCAGCTGGCAGAAGCCAagagctcaggatggggcagtttgtGTCCCCTGGGGCACATCCCAGCATCTCAGTGGGTGCCAgtaagagaaaagtaagcaaGACTGGGGAGGGGTTGGGGTGCGCAGCCCGGGGTGCTCAGCCCTGCAGGTCCTGGTCCCACCCATCTCTTTGGGAACGATatggggcagctgctgggagctgtgcTGGTTGTGTGTGTTGGCAGGGGACACCATCGTGCACCAGGCAGGAGAGGCCACGTCGGTGCAGTGGAGCGCAGGCACCTGGATGGTGGAGTACGGCCGGGGCTTCATCCCCTCCATGCTTGCCTTCGCCCTGGCTGACACCCTCTTCAGCGCTCAGGACTTTGTCACCCTCTTTTACACCCTGCGCGTCTACGCCAAGAGCCTGCTCCTGGAAGCCAATGCCTTCTTCAGCACCTTGGGCTGCTGAGCCCGGCTCACTGGGGTGCCCTGCTGGGCACAGCtggctcctctcctcccagccttcctcccctttcctcctcctcctccccaggctctatcagaggcagcaggagaccCCCTATGCCTCCCCCCAATTGCTCTGTCCTTCCCCATGGGCCAGCTGGGTATCAGGACAGAGGGACCGTGGCAGTCACCGCAATGCAGACCACCAGTTCTCTTTACTACCTGCCCGTCCCCCCTTTCAAGCAGAGCCATGTCCTGCTTTTCCATTCCCCAGGGCTGGAGTCGCCTTGTGGGGTACGAACACCTCTGTGTGCCCCTGGTGTgcagcaggagaggggctggggttgGCTGTCCCTGGGCTCTGCGAAATTTCTGCAGCTCCCGAGACATCAGGAGGAGGATGCTAG